The following are encoded together in the Deltaproteobacteria bacterium genome:
- the trpA gene encoding tryptophan synthase subunit alpha, which yields MSPADPRSGRLAERFAALRARGEKALIPFVTAGDPDLGVTEALLPALAAAGADAIELGVPWSDPVAEGPTIQRSSERALRAGTTLRRVLNLVKSVRPTLEVPLVLMGYANSFLTMGEQRFPEAAREAGIDGVITVDCPPEEEPGYFAALEACGVDGILLAAPTTRPERLAMLARRTRGFLYYVSLTGVTGARRELPPELEENLARIRAVSQVPVCVGFGISTPEQARHVARLADGVVVGSALVDRIAGAPSREAAVTEAASFVASLGAALRG from the coding sequence GTGAGCCCCGCGGATCCGAGGAGCGGCCGCCTCGCGGAGCGCTTCGCGGCGCTGCGGGCGCGCGGCGAGAAGGCGCTGATCCCCTTCGTCACGGCCGGCGACCCGGACCTCGGGGTCACCGAGGCGCTCCTGCCCGCGCTCGCGGCGGCGGGCGCCGACGCGATCGAGCTCGGCGTGCCCTGGTCGGACCCGGTGGCGGAGGGCCCGACGATCCAGCGCTCGAGCGAGCGCGCCCTGCGCGCGGGCACCACCCTGCGGCGGGTCCTGAACCTCGTGAAGAGCGTGCGTCCGACCCTCGAGGTGCCGCTCGTGCTGATGGGCTACGCGAACTCGTTCCTGACGATGGGCGAGCAGCGCTTCCCCGAGGCGGCGCGCGAGGCGGGGATCGACGGCGTCATCACCGTGGACTGCCCTCCCGAGGAGGAGCCCGGCTACTTCGCCGCGCTCGAGGCCTGCGGCGTCGACGGGATCCTGCTCGCGGCGCCGACGACCCGGCCCGAGCGGCTCGCGATGCTGGCCCGGCGCACGCGCGGCTTCCTCTACTACGTGTCGCTCACGGGCGTCACGGGCGCCCGCCGGGAGCTGCCGCCCGAGCTCGAGGAGAACCTGGCGCGGATCCGAGCGGTGTCGCAGGTGCCGGTCTGTGTCGGCTTCGGGATCTCGACGCCCGAACAGGCCCGCCACGTGGCGCGTCTCGCGGACGGCGTGGTGGTGGGCTCGGCGCTGGTCGACCGGATCGCGGGCGCCCCCTCGCGCGAGGCGGCGGTGACCGAGGCCGCGAGCTTCGTGGCGTCGCTCGGGGCGGCGCTGCGCGGCTGA
- the trpB gene encoding tryptophan synthase subunit beta produces MSTAPARAGRFGPYGGRYVPETLIAAHDELAEAYATIPATPAFQRELAALLRHYAGRPTPLYFARRTSEELGGARVYLKREDLAHTGAHKINNVLGQCLLARHMGKPRVIAETGAGQHGVATATACALFGLECEVYMGAEDVERQALNVFRMELLGARVRPVTSGSQTLKDAINEAMRDWVTNVRTTYYCIGSVMGGHPYPTIVRDFQRVIGVEARRQILEAEGRLPQALVACVGGGSNAMGLFHPFLDDVEVALVGVEPAGEGIGSGRHGAVLCAGVPGILHGQRTHVLADDDGQIFPAHSISAGLDYPGVGPEHAWLRDSGRARYVAVRDEEALDAFLYLSRMEGILPALESAHAIAHVRQLAPTLPKDALVIVCLSGRGDKDAPQVREILKARAAKERAA; encoded by the coding sequence GTGAGCACCGCTCCCGCGCGCGCCGGGCGCTTCGGCCCCTACGGCGGGCGCTACGTCCCCGAGACCCTGATCGCAGCCCACGACGAGCTCGCGGAGGCGTACGCGACGATCCCGGCGACGCCGGCCTTCCAGCGCGAGCTGGCCGCGCTGCTCCGCCACTACGCGGGGCGACCGACCCCGCTCTACTTCGCGCGGCGCACGAGCGAGGAGCTCGGCGGCGCGCGCGTCTACCTGAAGCGCGAGGACCTCGCCCACACCGGCGCCCACAAGATCAACAACGTGCTCGGGCAGTGCCTCCTGGCGCGCCACATGGGCAAGCCACGGGTGATCGCCGAGACCGGTGCCGGCCAGCATGGCGTCGCCACCGCGACGGCGTGCGCGCTCTTCGGTCTCGAGTGCGAGGTCTACATGGGCGCGGAGGACGTCGAGCGCCAGGCGCTCAACGTGTTCCGCATGGAGCTGCTCGGCGCGCGCGTGCGGCCGGTCACGAGCGGCTCGCAGACCCTCAAGGACGCCATCAACGAGGCGATGCGCGACTGGGTCACCAACGTCCGCACCACCTACTACTGCATCGGCTCGGTGATGGGCGGGCATCCCTATCCCACGATCGTGCGCGACTTCCAGCGCGTGATCGGGGTCGAGGCGCGCCGCCAGATCCTGGAGGCGGAGGGCCGGCTCCCGCAGGCGCTGGTGGCCTGCGTGGGCGGCGGCTCGAACGCGATGGGGCTCTTCCATCCCTTCCTCGACGACGTGGAGGTCGCGCTCGTCGGGGTCGAGCCGGCGGGGGAGGGGATCGGCAGCGGGCGGCACGGGGCGGTGCTGTGCGCGGGCGTGCCCGGCATCCTGCACGGCCAGCGCACCCACGTGCTGGCCGACGACGACGGCCAGATCTTCCCGGCCCACTCGATCTCGGCGGGCCTCGACTATCCCGGCGTCGGCCCCGAGCACGCCTGGCTGCGCGACAGCGGGCGCGCCCGCTACGTGGCCGTCCGGGACGAGGAGGCGCTCGACGCGTTCCTGTATCTCTCGCGCATGGAGGGGATCCTCCCCGCGCTCGAGAGCGCCCACGCGATCGCCCACGTGCGCCAGCTTGCGCCGACCCTGCCCAAGGACGCGCTCGTGATCGTGTGCCTCTCGGGCCGCGGCGACAAGGACGCGCCGCAGGTGCGCGAGATCCTGAAGGCGCGCGCGGCGAAGGAGAGGGCCGCGTGA
- a CDS encoding phosphoribosylanthranilate isomerase, whose protein sequence is MNVRVKICGITSPDDAEAAVDAGADLIGLNFVTGSPRCLALGDAERIAEQVGGRVERVAVFRNPDPRDIERVLRRVEVERIQLHGEEEPEEVEAIELPTIKALRGADEEGASRYPGSILLLDHPTAGGGRGQAWNWADAGVLIEHGYDVILAGGLDPENVGQAIEDAGELLPWGVDVATGVESEPGRKDAARMRAFVAAVRRAEAGG, encoded by the coding sequence GTGAACGTCCGGGTGAAGATCTGCGGGATCACCAGTCCCGACGACGCCGAGGCCGCGGTCGACGCCGGTGCGGACCTGATCGGCCTCAATTTCGTCACGGGCTCGCCGCGCTGCCTCGCGCTCGGCGACGCCGAGCGGATCGCCGAGCAGGTCGGCGGGCGGGTGGAGCGCGTGGCGGTGTTCCGCAACCCCGACCCGCGCGACATCGAGCGCGTGCTCCGGCGGGTCGAGGTGGAGCGCATCCAGCTCCACGGCGAGGAGGAGCCCGAGGAGGTCGAGGCGATCGAGCTGCCGACCATCAAGGCCCTGCGCGGAGCTGACGAGGAGGGGGCCTCGCGCTACCCCGGGTCGATCCTGCTGCTCGACCATCCGACCGCGGGCGGCGGGCGCGGGCAGGCCTGGAACTGGGCCGACGCGGGGGTCCTCATCGAGCACGGCTACGACGTGATCCTGGCCGGCGGGCTCGACCCCGAGAACGTGGGACAGGCGATCGAGGACGCGGGCGAGCTCCTGCCCTGGGGCGTGGACGTCGCGACCGGCGTCGAGAGCGAGCCCGGGCGCAAGGACGCTGCGCGGATGCGCGCCTTCGTCGCGGCGGTGCGGCGCGCGGAGGCGGGCGGGTGA